Part of the Sander lucioperca isolate FBNREF2018 chromosome 1, SLUC_FBN_1.2, whole genome shotgun sequence genome is shown below.
TTTTCACGATTTCAAACAGTCTGCACAACTGAAATGTTACAGTCTGCTGGAATGTATAGAACAGATCATGTGATTTACAAAAAACTAATTGTAAAAATcatcattaaaagaaaaaaaaaccctttgAGATAACTgaatcacacaaacacaatagaAGTTAATTATCTAATTTTTCAGTCTTCTTGATGAGGCTTTCttgtgatttgatttgattgattttttttaaggatGAAAGCCTCCAAAGAAGAGGGAGACTTCAGAAAAGGTAGATGTGCACCAGTGTTGTCTTTGAATTGCCATCTAATAACAGTCCTGACAAAATGATTCCCAGTTGGTGGATTACAGCGGCTgatctctgtctatctgtagGGAGAGCTTTGCCCTCGTGAAGGGGGCAGCCCTTCTGCTGGAAGAGGGCAAGGGCGGGGGCCTCAGTGAGGGGGCTCCACCTTCTTCTGTAAAAGAAGGCGGTGGAGCTCCACGGCACAGACAACTTCATGCCATGGTTGAACAGCTCCGACCAGAAGATACCATCAAGCTGGTGAGGCCTCATGTTTACCTGCAGTTTGCAAATCAAATCAGTAAAAGTTGACATGCAGGAAGAATTTTGCTTGGTAAGCTAAGTAATCCTTTTCCATCAACATGTATAATCATATATCTCAGGTAAAGGTCATAACATCAGTACGTATAGTTCAATCATATATCGAGTTGATTATGGTGGAATCATCTTGCTAATTTGAGAGCAGTTCTGACTGTTGGAGTAATTCACTTCTTCTGTTCAGTCAGACCGTCACATAGTGAGAAGTTTAAACATGGTCCAACAGTTTACCTGTGAAAAATGATTAGGCTTGAGTTGATGCACCAGAGCAGGCACTCCGAATGCAAAACGTctcacacacatcacacctAATCAATTTAATTTGATTGTAATTATTATACGATTAATTGTACAGATGTAAGTGGAAAGTGTGCTGTGGCTGGGACACATCAGATAGACAGTCTTATTCTATAagttgttaaaggtcccatggcatgaaaatttcactttatgaggttttttttaaacattaatatgagttcccccagcctgcctatggtccccagtggctagaaatggcgataggtgtaaaccgagccctggtaTCCTGCTccacctttgagaaaatgaaagctcagatgggccaatctggaatctcctccttatgacctcataaggagcaaggttacctcccctttctctgctttgcccgcccagagaatttggcccacccatgagaaagagagagacatcatggcttgcaaacaagcaaagtggcagttggtcaaggccacacccccaccctccaccttgccccccccctctctcctcctcaatagcatttaaagctacagacacagaaatggcacatactaagtaaagctcattgtgggacaggctctagtggctgtaattctgcaccaaggctgaatttcgggaaagagacttcagatatagtattaagggaccactaaaggcctatataaaagcatccaaaaagcagcatgtcataggacctttaaggacAACATGACTATGGGATATTAAAGtttaatgtaaacatgtaaGCTGAACTCCACATCAATGgactatactgtatactgttcTGTACTAGCTATGCATGTTTCAGTCCAGTACTGCAAAACAACATATTTCTGATGCTTTCCAAAGCATTCCACAGATTTTTGGATTAAGCAGTAATTTGTTCAGGCAGCTGCTGGATTCATTTCAGCTCTAAAATGTGAAAGCGTGCTGCAGAGACCTGAAACATCCCTTATGCTGAACACTAAGTTGTTTTTTATTGCATCAGTTATGTTATTATTCCACAGTGATACAGCTGAAATCCTGACAAATTCAAATTCAgaagataaacaaaaaaatcgtACATCTTTTATTCAGTAGTCAGCTCTTATAGTCATGGTTTAAGAAATGCCCACTAGGACTTGAATACACCACTTTCACCTGTATCACCATGCATCAATGTGGGAAGAAGGACTAATAATTGTGTGTGATGGACTATCCAGAAATATATTTAAACCAGTGTGGATGgcagaaaaaaattaaacaatacaTCTAAAACATAATGGAGTTACTGGGCTAAAACATGTGAAAAGAGCACAGGAGTGGTCATTTAAGCGGATTATAGCCAGTATAtgtgtttctcttttaaaaacaacattgacTTCCCTAATTTGATTTTCCCAGACTTCAGAGGAAACATGTTGCATATAAGTACATTAATTGTACTTGTCCTCTCTCCTTTTTGTCTCCCTGCTGCTCTCGTCCTCTGCACTGTCATGCAGGCGGTGCAGTTGGAGTCCATCAGCACGGTTAGAGTCAGGTATCTGATCATTGTCTCCACCCTCGGCAAAAAACACGAGAGCATCCTACTGGGCATGGATTTTCCCAACTCAGAGAGGTGTGTGTAACCAAGATGCAGGTGTACTGTGTCACAGAGATAAGATTTCCGTTCAGTTCATAATTTCTGGTTTAGCTACCACAAGTCACTATTCCTGTGTCCTCCCTGCCTCTTTGCAGTGATCAGTGCACCATCGGTCTGGTTCTGCCAGTATGGAGCGACACCCAGGTGTATCTGGATGGAGACGGGTaagaactatttaaaaaaaagggaatGAGGAATAAATTGAAAGTGTAAATGCACAAGCAGGGAGTTTGTGAGGCTGCAGCACAGATGGTGCAGCCTGATGTCTGGGATTCTGGCCAGAGATAATGTGAATGAGTAATGGCCTCTCTATTTATGGAGCTGAATCATTCTTCATAAATTACAACTGCTCCTATCACTCACTCAGACCCTTACATAAGCATGGAGATCATGCATTTGTGCTCTGAAATGAAAGTAAAGTATGTTTGGCTTCTTTCTGAATCAGTAAAGATTCACTATCACTAAAAGCAACTCCCTTGTTACATTGTGGGGCATCCAGAACCCCAAACATCTACTAACTCAGTTTTAGTGTCGATTGTAGTGACCTTAACAACCAGCTATGCTTTGATTAAAATGGGTGAGGCTGTTTTTATGGCTTGTGGCCACTCATTTCAGTGTTCTTATTAGCCGTCGATGCTAAGAGGAGGATGTAGAGAAGGGCACTGAAACTGAGAGTTAACAGTGCTAAAAACAGTCGAGCTCTGCTGTGGACTGCTGTGTTTTAACTCATCTGCTGTCGCatgatgtgtaaaaaaaaaaaaaaaaaaaaagctctgatcGGCTGCCATGTCACAGGAGCATGTTCACCCTCATCAGTCTGGTTCACACCTCCAACTGTGctaattcctctctctctgtcctcacatTCTTCACAAGAACCATCACAAATTTACACTGAATAATTTCTCTGTCTTCTTCGTTGTAGTCCAACAGTGCTTCTAATAAGTATTACTTCCTCAGttctctctttctgctcttTATTCTCAGTATTGTAGCTTatacttctttcttttttttccacagtgGTTTTAGCGTTACGACAGCTGAAGAGATCAGAATTTTTAAGCCTGTTTCAATGCAGACCATGTGGTGAGTGAAAATGCTGACCCCCACgcattaatgttaaaacattaaTGTCCCTACTATGGCATGCAGTGCACATCACTTCTGCATTTCTAACCTCTGTAGCTCCTTTCTGAGGTTTTCATTGTCCTCAAATATACATCATCTTCTGTCCCCCGCCTCCCTGCCGCTGTAAGGTCAGTGCTGCAGGCGTTGCACGGCTGCTGCGAGCGAGCGGTCAAGGCAGCAGTGATCCCAGGCAACGGCCTGGAGTGGGCCCAGCACTACCACCAGCACATCGAGTCAGACCGCTTCTGCCTCAACGAGTGGGAAGCTATGAACGACCTAGAGTCGGTCCGCAGGGACAGTAATGGACAGAGGTAAGTAAAATACAAGTACTTCTAAACtgtagttaaagtgctcatattatgcttttttgctttttccctttcctttattgtgttatatatctttttgtgcatgttataggtttacaaagtgaaaaagcccaaagtccaccccaaagggagttaccatctccaaaagaaaacactgttcacaaactgctccaaacagctctgttgtagtccagccttcactttgtaacacgttataatgctcgcctagctgctagcatggcacgacctcatgctctgcaactgactagctagcagtgctgacctaggtactgcgcatgtgcgactcccaacaaagatggaacagaagtgagatgcctcacttaCAGATCCATTTTttgcgacacgactgaagcgtagtgtcgcgacgtcatacatccattgTTGATGATCCACGCCctcgaccggcagctgattggacgaacgcgtcacgtgggtctggctgctcctgaATTTCAAAACGACCATCATGGCacctcattcagaatacgatctcgtagcagcattttttcaaatgcagcgctgCCTTCCCGGGATGCTTTGCAGGCGCGTTAAAGTCACTTGACGTCACTCATAGGAATAAAGTGGAGCGtggcgcgacagaagcgtcgcacggcCAGGTGGATCAGCACTGTCACTCTGCagctaaaacggagagctcaacacgcagggtgaaaagaggagctgcagcagtgtgcagtacaacaaaaatatggtgttttttgaaaattaaaccgtgtaaacctattctgatatttGAAATTTATTGTTAGgaggataaccccttgagatgaagcatctcgttttcgagggggtcctcgAGACATAAGACAAAGACAATACAGCACATGTACATTCACACTCGCTAAAGCTCTCCCTCATCCCGCCTCACCCCACCCGCCCCACCGACTCCTTATTGGAAACAAATCCATGTATAAAACATATTGCAGTATTAAGAGGCATGACAACATTTAgcccatacatacacatatgtatatacatactgtacatatatacatatatatatacatacccACACCTACACCCATACTCGcatgtatacacacaaataaaaggaaaggaCAAAAAGTATCCAGAATATTTGGgtatataaaacaaaatgagGAAAACATTTAGAGCAGCTGTTTGCATGCAAGTAAGTAAAGAGCGATGTTTTGAAGGAGTGCAAAGAAGTGACAGATCTTAGAGACCCAGGCAGGCTATTCCAGTCTGAAGGGGCTTTAAATTTAAAGGTATGTCTACCACTGTCTTTGTAGATGTTTGGCACAGTGAAGAAGAGATATTCAGTGTCTCAATCTATAGCTGGGCCtatatataattaaatattCCTTCAGGTAAGGAGGATAATCAGagtacacacatttaaaaataacctGGTACCAGTGATACTGTCTTCTGGCTTTTGGTGataataaaagtaataaaagttCAGTGAGTCATACATTACGCTGTGGTGAGTAGTAAGAGGACATCTCAGCACAAATCTGCATATATTATTGAAAGCAACATTTAATGCTTTCAGATTTGATTCTGATGTGTTTTGATACATCCGCATAGTCTAATATAGGAAATATTAACTGACACAATTCTTAACCTAATCAATTGAGAGAAACAGTTAATAGAGCGATACAATATTCGTAAATTACAGTTGATCTTTTTTACAACAGAATTAATATGATACCTAAAGGAAAGTTGTGAATCAAGCCAAAGGCCCAGATATTTAAGTTCATCAACTTGTACAAGTGGAGTATCGTCTAAGAATGTAAGTGAAAGATTGTTATCTTGATTCATTGTAGCTGATCTGGTAGGGAACAGTATgctatatgactttttcttaTTCAGTAGGAGGTGGTTGGATTGGAACCAAAGTTGAATGGCATTAAAGTTAGATTGCAGTGAGGATTGAATCTTAGAGACAGACACATTAGATGTGTAGATCACtgtgatataacctctaaatacaattatgaacctgaaaataagcaaAATATAAGCACTTTAAGTGTAGTAATatatttagttacattccacctctGCTATGAATGTGGAAATACAATGAAAGTTGTCAGCTTGTACTTTAAGTTTCCCTTGTTCTTGCTTGGGAAGCTCGGCAGACCGCATTTCCAACGAGGTGCTGATCAAAGAGCATCTGAGAGACATCATGAGGACTGAAGACCTGGACAATCTCACGTCTAAAATGGTAAGACATGTGGGCCGATATAAAGAGGAAGTTGGCTTGAAGAGTGTCAGAGAACTACTAggggaaaataataataggtcacaaaaaaagagaatgtaTGTATGCCTGTATAACTTGATCTTTCCTTTGCTACTGTAGGTGCACTCTGCCCTGGAGACCAGGATAGGCTTTGACATGAGACCCTTTAAGGAGTACATTGACAACGAGATCCTGGTCACTATGGCTCAGATGGACAAACCTTCCAAAATATTTGACTACCTTTACCTGGTAAGTGATTGCTGGGCTTCAAAGACAGTAATGATCTTCATTTTACCAGCATGGCAAGAAGCCTTTCTTATGCTTTAGGCAATAAACTGACGGAAGTGTGCTTTTTATCAGGATGTTAATGTGAGCGTAACTTCCCCTTTGTGGAACATCTGTGTTGACAACGATAGGGAAGACGTCTCTGTTGGCCCTTTCCTTTTTGTCATGTGACCTCAAGTGAACCTCTCCTTTATCTGGTTTCAGGGCTCTGAGTGGAACGCAGCTAACtttgaggagctgcagaaaAACAAGTCAGTGTTTTTCACCTGCAACATTTTTCTATAGCTCTGTGTATTAGTGTTGTTGTTGTCCATCTCTAGTTCCAATTGTCTCATGACATGGGTAAAACTGAATTGTGCATTGTGTTTTGCTTAGTCACCACTGTTTTActaagtgtgtgtctgtatgtttttcAGTGTGGGCTATATTCTGAATGTGACAAGGGAGATTGACAACTTTTTCCCAGAGTCCTTCACTTATATGAACATCAGAGTGTACGATGTGGAAGCCACCGACCTGCTCTCTCACTGGACAGACACGTACAACTTCATCAACACTGCAAGGTAGTCCTGAAACCCCAAACACACcagaaaacaattaaaatacaaaCTTGTCAAAAGGCATTGTCCTGTATTTTGCAGTACTACAACTGTAGACAATCACATTGCTACCACATCACATTTAGATTTGTCCAGCTAAAATCATATCAGTAATAACATGTTTCATACTTCCGACTGCTGCAACCAGACTGAAGCTCAATCAGGAGGTGGAATGTTTGACACTAAATCCCCTGATACTAAAAGTTGATTTGTACCAACAGTCCATGATAACCTCCTGTATTGTTACACAGACCAGTACAGATTGTCTACAGTCCTTTAAAGCAGGtgttcaacatttttggaaaataCACATAGAGTTAGATG
Proteins encoded:
- the si:ch211-203d1.3 gene encoding protein phosphatase Slingshot homolog 3 isoform X2; the encoded protein is MVEQLRPEDTIKLAVQLESISTVRVRYLIIVSTLGKKHESILLGMDFPNSESDQCTIGLVLPVWSDTQVYLDGDGGFSVTTAEEIRIFKPVSMQTMWSVLQALHGCCERAVKAAVIPGNGLEWAQHYHQHIESDRFCLNEWEAMNDLESVRRDSNGQSSADRISNEVLIKEHLRDIMRTEDLDNLTSKMVHSALETRIGFDMRPFKEYIDNEILVTMAQMDKPSKIFDYLYLGSEWNAANFEELQKNNVGYILNVTREIDNFFPESFTYMNIRVYDVEATDLLSHWTDTYNFINTARKSGQAVLVHCKMGVSRSASTVISYAMKQQHWSLDMALSYVRSCRSIVKPNEGFMKQLHTYSGILNASQQRHSALWRRKSRDQRQKSVRKEEGGEKRNPAEEEEEDDDDDDYEGLDDYEPGDEEDAESLDEKDLGSPDEIEDPEEHTEVFEEPPPQSENNQWPGQTGPPDACPTIKVNEEPDKVALSANRSGRMNLFSLMQSISEEDKGREQLLGSPRESPGQRRRSQGRRGLIHQRACVDVSPEPRSLPDTGQSKP
- the si:ch211-203d1.3 gene encoding protein phosphatase Slingshot homolog 3 isoform X1; amino-acid sequence: MALLTLHRLPSISTAPDESLQRRGRLQKRESFALVKGAALLLEEGKGGGLSEGAPPSSVKEGGGAPRHRQLHAMVEQLRPEDTIKLAVQLESISTVRVRYLIIVSTLGKKHESILLGMDFPNSESDQCTIGLVLPVWSDTQVYLDGDGGFSVTTAEEIRIFKPVSMQTMWSVLQALHGCCERAVKAAVIPGNGLEWAQHYHQHIESDRFCLNEWEAMNDLESVRRDSNGQSSADRISNEVLIKEHLRDIMRTEDLDNLTSKMVHSALETRIGFDMRPFKEYIDNEILVTMAQMDKPSKIFDYLYLGSEWNAANFEELQKNNVGYILNVTREIDNFFPESFTYMNIRVYDVEATDLLSHWTDTYNFINTARKSGQAVLVHCKMGVSRSASTVISYAMKQQHWSLDMALSYVRSCRSIVKPNEGFMKQLHTYSGILNASQQRHSALWRRKSRDQRQKSVRKEEGGEKRNPAEEEEEDDDDDDYEGLDDYEPGDEEDAESLDEKDLGSPDEIEDPEEHTEVFEEPPPQSENNQWPGQTGPPDACPTIKVNEEPDKVALSANRSGRMNLFSLMQSISEEDKGREQLLGSPRESPGQRRRSQGRRGLIHQRACVDVSPEPRSLPDTGQSKP